Proteins found in one Terribacillus sp. DMT04 genomic segment:
- a CDS encoding putative holin-like toxin, producing the protein MTVAEALTLMIGFGTLIVAIMSDKNQKK; encoded by the coding sequence ATGACGGTGGCAGAGGCGTTGACGTTGATGATCGGCTTTGGAACGTTAATTGTTGCAATCATGTCTGACAAGAACCAGAAAAAATAA
- a CDS encoding acyl-CoA dehydrogenase family protein, translated as MYVLIQSKKLKDDGEREITMATTIVNESAQYLKTAELLSQAFGTDAAARDKVGGTAKAQRDALRDSGLLNLHIPKEYGGAGQPWSVVLQVVRELAKTDAALGHLYGYHAFQTVLPHTAGTAKQKEYFYKESAKNNWFWGNSSNPIEPSLIGEKVGDAFVVNGHNTFSTGAKDSDRLAITWYDNPEKTTLYIGIIPTVRDGITIHDDWDGMGQRQTDSGSVTFENVLVEADEIIDLTESKGTPFATFDAILSQIVLANVFVGSAEGALEEAKKYTITKSRPWYLTDYEKAVDDPFIQRDYGEFWIDIQAAVQLVEKAGNKVDEAWSRDRSLTKEERGETALLTGAANAFGTKVALHVTSSIFQVMGARSATRKNNFDRFWRNVRTHSLHNPIEYKRKNIGLWVLTGEYPTPTVYS; from the coding sequence GTGTATGTATTAATTCAATCTAAGAAATTAAAAGATGATGGGGAGAGGGAGATTACAATGGCAACAACAATTGTAAACGAATCAGCGCAATATCTGAAAACAGCAGAACTGCTGTCTCAAGCATTTGGTACGGATGCAGCAGCTCGGGACAAAGTGGGCGGTACGGCTAAAGCACAGCGAGACGCTTTAAGAGACAGCGGCTTGTTAAATCTTCATATTCCAAAAGAATACGGAGGCGCAGGACAGCCTTGGTCAGTTGTTCTTCAGGTTGTTCGCGAACTAGCGAAGACAGATGCAGCACTTGGTCATCTGTATGGCTACCATGCTTTTCAAACTGTTTTGCCGCATACTGCCGGTACAGCAAAACAAAAGGAATACTTCTATAAAGAATCAGCAAAAAACAATTGGTTTTGGGGCAACTCGTCTAATCCGATTGAACCTAGTTTAATTGGAGAAAAAGTGGGAGACGCATTTGTTGTAAATGGACATAATACGTTCAGCACAGGTGCAAAAGATTCAGACCGTTTAGCGATTACGTGGTACGACAATCCTGAGAAAACGACTTTGTACATTGGAATTATTCCTACTGTTAGAGATGGAATCACCATTCATGATGACTGGGATGGAATGGGTCAAAGACAAACAGATAGCGGGTCCGTTACGTTCGAAAATGTGTTAGTGGAAGCAGATGAGATTATTGATTTAACAGAATCGAAAGGAACGCCTTTTGCCACATTTGATGCTATTTTATCTCAGATTGTTTTAGCAAATGTGTTTGTGGGTTCTGCAGAGGGAGCACTGGAAGAGGCAAAAAAATATACAATTACTAAATCACGGCCTTGGTATCTGACAGACTATGAAAAAGCTGTGGATGATCCATTTATTCAGCGAGATTACGGGGAATTTTGGATTGATATTCAGGCAGCTGTTCAATTAGTCGAAAAGGCGGGAAATAAAGTCGATGAAGCTTGGAGCAGAGATCGTTCCCTTACAAAAGAAGAACGAGGAGAAACGGCTCTTTTAACTGGAGCAGCCAATGCTTTCGGTACGAAGGTAGCCTTACATGTAACAAGCAGCATTTTTCAAGTAATGGGTGCTCGTTCGGCTACTAGAAAGAATAATTTTGATCGTTTCTGGCGAAATGTCCGCACACATTCGCTTCATAATCCAATTGAATACAAACGGAAAAACATTGGACTATGGGTGTTAACTGGGGAGTATCCAACGCCAACTGTGTACTCATAA
- a CDS encoding AAA family ATPase: protein MFLKRIKLLQDHIAYKQNAYPFSIPAIRQLDELDINQSVTFFVGENGSGKSTLMEAITDKCEFNTAGGGRNNAYDVDASEAALADYIRLSWLPKVTNGFFLRAESFYHFASHIDEVGSVDAYGGKSLHHQSHGEAFLSLFQNRFGGKAIYLLDEPEAALSPQRQLSFLRLIHDLVKTGNVQFIIATHSPILLGYPKAEILHFSEEGIQQMEYEETEHYQLTRGFLQDRDAYLRYLFMEE, encoded by the coding sequence ATGTTCCTAAAAAGAATCAAGCTCTTGCAAGATCATATTGCATATAAGCAGAATGCGTACCCATTTTCGATTCCGGCAATTCGGCAGTTGGACGAGCTGGATATTAATCAATCAGTCACCTTCTTTGTCGGGGAAAACGGAAGTGGAAAATCAACTTTAATGGAAGCAATCACGGATAAATGCGAATTTAATACAGCAGGAGGAGGTCGAAATAATGCATATGATGTGGACGCGTCGGAAGCTGCACTCGCAGATTATATCCGCCTGTCTTGGCTGCCAAAAGTGACAAATGGGTTCTTCCTCCGAGCAGAGTCTTTTTATCATTTTGCCTCGCACATTGATGAGGTTGGTTCAGTTGATGCGTATGGTGGGAAGTCGCTGCATCATCAGTCTCACGGAGAAGCATTTCTTTCTTTGTTCCAAAATCGCTTCGGCGGCAAGGCAATTTACTTGCTGGATGAGCCAGAGGCTGCACTATCCCCGCAAAGGCAGCTCTCCTTTCTTCGTCTTATCCATGATCTTGTCAAAACAGGTAATGTGCAATTTATCATCGCTACTCATTCACCTATATTGCTTGGATATCCTAAAGCAGAGATCTTGCACTTCAGTGAGGAAGGCATCCAGCAGATGGAGTATGAAGAAACAGAGCATTACCAACTAACGCGAGGTTTTTTGCAGGATCGCGATGCATATTTGAGATATTTATTTATGGAAGAATAG
- a CDS encoding N-acetyltransferase translates to MHISFKELTAEEVQQYIELQSPIYAENVSSNQGIPKEKALRDAEQTYKLLSEENRKTGQYIGHIFCEEKKQRVGIIWYNTQAERDRVFIYHIYIEEAFRKQGYAHAALTLVEDVARRENVSRMALNVFAANEDAQRLYERLGYETASIVKTKKL, encoded by the coding sequence ATGCATATTTCATTCAAAGAATTGACCGCAGAAGAAGTTCAGCAATACATAGAGTTACAAAGTCCCATTTATGCGGAAAATGTATCAAGCAACCAAGGTATCCCGAAAGAAAAGGCACTTCGTGATGCCGAACAAACATACAAGCTTTTATCGGAAGAGAATAGAAAGACCGGTCAATATATTGGGCATATTTTTTGTGAGGAGAAAAAACAGCGTGTCGGAATCATTTGGTACAACACGCAAGCAGAGCGTGATCGTGTCTTCATTTATCATATTTACATAGAAGAGGCATTTCGGAAGCAAGGGTATGCGCATGCTGCGTTAACATTAGTAGAAGACGTGGCGAGGAGAGAAAACGTAAGCAGGATGGCGCTTAATGTGTTTGCAGCAAATGAGGATGCCCAGCGATTATATGAGCGGTTAGGGTATGAAACAGCATCTATTGTGAAGACAAAGAAACTGTAG
- a CDS encoding GNAT family N-acetyltransferase → MNMRACMESDLKVCSDIFVNVFREEPWNEAWTPEAAQQYLKDFYHTPGFTGILAVESQDIIGFIFGVNRKWWSGDEFFINEMCVRSDQQSKGTGKALMNYLLRTTDAETISLLTDRGLPAETFYKRNGFNEIERIMFLSRDV, encoded by the coding sequence ATGAACATGCGTGCATGCATGGAAAGTGATCTGAAAGTGTGCAGTGATATCTTTGTGAATGTTTTTCGTGAGGAACCGTGGAATGAAGCTTGGACTCCAGAAGCGGCTCAGCAATACTTGAAGGATTTTTATCACACTCCTGGATTTACAGGCATTTTAGCGGTAGAAAGTCAGGATATTATCGGCTTCATCTTCGGAGTGAATCGAAAGTGGTGGTCTGGAGATGAGTTTTTCATAAACGAGATGTGTGTGCGATCTGACCAGCAAAGTAAAGGTACAGGTAAGGCGCTAATGAATTATCTTCTTAGAACGACAGACGCAGAGACCATCAGCTTGCTGACAGATCGCGGACTTCCAGCCGAAACATTTTATAAAAGAAATGGCTTTAACGAGATTGAAAGAATAATGTTTTTAAGTCGAGACGTTTAA
- a CDS encoding type 1 glutamine amidotransferase family protein, protein MLIFLTEQYADWEASYAAAELQAPHSAYTVKTVTLDGQPVSSIGGLKVLPDYSLEEVLRHEDIHMLILPGGNTWREAAAVPVKELLVHCTANNIPIAAICDATVFLGRYGFLDKAPHTSNSLEYLQEGAPAYKGENLYIHSQAVRTEALITANGTAPLEFAREILKLLEVREDEKIDRWYRFFKEGSVVSKNKSHCTCNGNFFTSSC, encoded by the coding sequence GTGCTTATCTTTTTGACAGAGCAATACGCTGATTGGGAAGCGAGCTATGCGGCAGCTGAACTGCAAGCGCCGCACTCTGCTTATACTGTAAAAACAGTAACACTAGATGGACAGCCGGTTTCTTCTATTGGCGGACTTAAGGTGCTTCCTGACTATAGCTTAGAGGAAGTATTACGACATGAGGATATTCACATGCTCATTCTTCCGGGTGGAAACACGTGGCGAGAAGCTGCTGCTGTTCCGGTAAAAGAGCTGCTTGTGCATTGTACAGCAAATAACATACCGATTGCAGCTATTTGCGATGCTACCGTTTTTCTTGGAAGATATGGCTTCTTAGATAAAGCACCGCATACAAGTAATAGTTTGGAGTACTTGCAAGAAGGTGCGCCTGCCTACAAAGGTGAAAACTTATACATCCATTCTCAAGCAGTGCGCACTGAAGCTTTGATCACTGCGAATGGCACCGCGCCTTTAGAGTTTGCACGGGAAATACTGAAGCTTCTTGAGGTAAGGGAAGACGAGAAAATTGACCGCTGGTACCGTTTCTTCAAAGAAGGATCAGTCGTTTCTAAAAATAAAAGTCATTGCACTTGTAATGGGAATTTCTTCACTAGTTCCTGCTGA
- a CDS encoding DUF4825 domain-containing protein: MKKKIFGVLGLLLFLCMAACSAAEEDISIETVDYHALAAYEETYIGNNSDVGAILTKLPGSNALVETSLSKGNLIVHYDTNKIDKQNKNAWYNKQLEIQTVFLHNILYLSALITNEENITLTLNNDETNYKIELSSSDLERFLDIDLAEKINHEQEWNSYLEEALRADNQQELVKKFPLQVQ, from the coding sequence ATGAAGAAAAAGATATTCGGAGTCCTTGGTCTTCTGCTGTTCTTATGCATGGCTGCTTGTTCTGCTGCTGAGGAAGACATAAGTATTGAAACAGTGGATTATCATGCATTAGCAGCATATGAAGAAACGTACATAGGTAACAACAGTGATGTTGGTGCTATCCTTACGAAGCTGCCGGGCAGCAATGCACTGGTAGAGACAAGCTTGTCTAAGGGAAATCTAATCGTACATTATGATACAAATAAAATTGACAAACAGAATAAAAATGCGTGGTACAACAAACAATTAGAAATTCAGACTGTCTTTCTTCACAATATCTTGTATCTCTCTGCTTTAATTACTAATGAGGAGAACATCACCTTAACATTAAATAATGACGAAACGAACTACAAAATTGAACTTTCCTCCTCGGATTTGGAACGATTTCTAGACATTGACTTAGCAGAAAAAATAAACCATGAGCAGGAATGGAATAGCTATTTAGAAGAGGCATTACGAGCAGATAATCAGCAGGAACTAGTGAAGAAATTCCCATTACAAGTGCAATGA
- the araD gene encoding L-ribulose-5-phosphate 4-epimerase produces MLNDLKEQVLQANLDLPKHELVTFTWGNVSGINRDSGLVVIKPSGVAYEKLTVRDMVVVNLDGEVVEGDLKPSSDTATHLVLYKHFDAIGGIVHTHSTWATAFAQSAKGVPALGTTHADYFYGTVPCTRPMTVQEIQHNYELETGNVIVETFQKQGLDPNQIPSVLVHKHAPFNWGKSPAEAVHNAVVLEEVARLAHLSYQLDHQVEDMDQELLDKHYLRKHGADAYYGQKTT; encoded by the coding sequence ATGCTGAATGATTTGAAGGAACAGGTGCTGCAAGCGAACCTGGATCTGCCTAAGCATGAGCTGGTAACTTTTACGTGGGGAAATGTAAGCGGTATCAACAGGGATTCCGGATTAGTTGTGATTAAGCCTAGCGGTGTGGCTTATGAGAAGCTGACTGTGAGAGACATGGTTGTTGTTAACTTGGATGGCGAAGTGGTGGAGGGAGATTTGAAGCCTTCATCTGATACAGCAACCCATCTTGTTTTGTATAAGCATTTTGATGCTATTGGCGGCATTGTGCACACACATTCTACGTGGGCGACAGCTTTTGCGCAGTCTGCCAAAGGGGTGCCGGCGCTTGGGACAACTCATGCGGACTATTTCTATGGAACAGTGCCCTGTACTCGGCCAATGACCGTACAAGAGATACAGCATAATTATGAATTAGAGACAGGCAATGTCATTGTCGAGACATTTCAGAAGCAAGGCTTAGATCCAAATCAAATCCCAAGTGTGCTCGTGCATAAGCATGCGCCATTTAACTGGGGTAAATCACCTGCGGAAGCTGTGCATAATGCAGTTGTCTTGGAGGAAGTGGCCAGACTTGCACATTTATCGTACCAGCTGGATCACCAAGTGGAGGATATGGATCAAGAGCTGTTAGATAAACATTATCTGCGAAAACATGGTGCAGATGCCTATTACGGCCAGAAGACCACATAG
- a CDS encoding ribulokinase: MGTEKYTIGIDYGTQSGRAVLVRLRDGIEMADHVTAYAHGVMDVKLPHLDKALGYEWALQHPMDYLDVLRNSVPAVMKTAGVEPADVIGLGIDFTACTMLPVDENLEPLCFNPLYRDNPHSWVKLWKHHAAQDEANKLNDIAKDKDETFLSRYGGKISSEWMIPKIWQIADEAPEIYEAADQFIEATDWVISQLTGELKRNSCTAGYKAIWHKQDGYPSQDFFGSLHPALQDVAETKLRGEVYPLGSKAGELQSILAMPMNLPAGIAVAVGNVDAHAAVPAMGVVTPGKLVMAMGTSICHMVLGAEERTVEGMCGVVEDGIIEGYYGYEAGQSAVGDIFGWFVDEQVPEYVHKQAEAAGQNVHQWLEARAAAYRPGETGLLALDWMNGNRSVLVDTELSGLVVGLTLQTKPEEVYRALLEATAFGTRKIVDAFHQNGVAVDELYACGGLPQKNKLLMQIFADVTNRPIYIADSVQTPAVGAAMFGAVAAGADAGGYDSILEAAEHMARVKEEVIQPIPENVDIYERLYEEYNTLHDYFGRGANDVMKRLKAIRSQSERKLTAQN, encoded by the coding sequence ATGGGGACGGAAAAATACACAATCGGAATTGATTATGGCACGCAGTCGGGCCGAGCAGTGCTCGTCCGCTTACGTGATGGAATAGAGATGGCTGACCATGTAACAGCGTATGCGCATGGGGTGATGGATGTAAAGCTTCCGCATTTAGATAAAGCATTAGGCTATGAATGGGCCTTGCAGCATCCGATGGATTATCTGGACGTCCTGCGAAATTCCGTGCCAGCTGTCATGAAAACAGCAGGGGTGGAACCAGCAGACGTGATCGGCTTAGGAATTGATTTTACAGCCTGCACGATGCTGCCAGTCGACGAAAATTTGGAACCATTGTGTTTTAACCCGCTGTACCGTGATAATCCCCATAGCTGGGTGAAACTTTGGAAACACCATGCTGCGCAGGATGAAGCCAATAAGCTAAATGATATTGCGAAGGACAAAGACGAGACCTTTCTATCGCGTTATGGAGGCAAGATTTCCTCCGAGTGGATGATACCAAAAATCTGGCAAATTGCCGATGAAGCACCAGAAATCTATGAGGCAGCAGATCAATTTATCGAAGCAACAGATTGGGTAATTTCGCAGCTTACAGGTGAATTGAAACGAAATAGCTGTACTGCTGGATACAAAGCAATATGGCATAAGCAAGACGGCTATCCTTCACAAGATTTCTTCGGCAGTCTGCATCCTGCGTTGCAAGATGTGGCGGAAACAAAGCTGCGCGGAGAGGTTTATCCGCTTGGATCCAAGGCTGGCGAATTGCAATCCATACTTGCTATGCCGATGAATCTGCCGGCGGGTATTGCAGTGGCTGTTGGAAATGTGGATGCGCATGCGGCAGTGCCAGCAATGGGTGTGGTGACGCCGGGCAAATTGGTAATGGCAATGGGAACTTCTATTTGCCATATGGTGCTTGGCGCAGAGGAACGTACAGTCGAAGGCATGTGCGGAGTGGTTGAGGACGGTATTATTGAAGGCTACTACGGTTATGAAGCAGGGCAGTCTGCAGTTGGCGATATTTTTGGCTGGTTCGTGGATGAACAAGTGCCGGAATATGTGCACAAGCAGGCAGAAGCAGCTGGACAGAATGTGCACCAGTGGCTGGAAGCTCGTGCGGCTGCTTACCGGCCTGGAGAAACAGGTTTGCTGGCGCTGGACTGGATGAATGGCAACCGATCTGTGCTCGTGGATACAGAATTGAGCGGGCTGGTAGTTGGGCTGACACTGCAGACCAAACCGGAAGAAGTATATCGGGCGTTGCTGGAAGCGACTGCCTTTGGTACGCGTAAAATCGTCGATGCTTTCCATCAAAATGGCGTAGCTGTTGATGAATTATATGCATGTGGCGGACTGCCGCAGAAAAATAAGCTGCTTATGCAAATCTTTGCTGATGTCACGAACCGGCCGATTTATATTGCTGACTCGGTCCAGACACCAGCAGTTGGAGCGGCGATGTTTGGCGCGGTTGCTGCAGGAGCAGATGCTGGTGGCTATGACAGCATTCTGGAGGCAGCTGAGCATATGGCGCGGGTAAAGGAAGAAGTTATACAGCCGATCCCAGAAAATGTGGACATTTATGAGCGGCTTTACGAGGAGTACAATACGCTGCATGACTATTTCGGACGTGGAGCTAATGATGTCATGAAGCGGCTGAAAGCAATTCGTTCACAATCGGAAAGAAAACTGACTGCACAGAATTAA
- the araA gene encoding L-arabinose isomerase — protein MLQVKPYQFWFVTGSQHLYGEETLKQVQGNSEDLIHKLNEQGNLPFPITFKEVLTNAADIQRVSLEANADPECAGLITWMHTFSPAKMWIGGLKTLQKPLLHLHTQYNRDVPWDTIDMDFMNLNQAAHGDREYGFMGTRLNKARKVIVGYWGDAKIQRRIADWMTTAVGVNESQQIKVARFGDNMRNVAVTDGDKVEAQIKFGWTVDYYGVGDLVAEMNEVSDADVDDLVAAYKEVYDLPTAAEQVASVREQAKIEVALKRFLDRGGYQAFSTNFEDLHGMNQLPGLAVQHLMAQGYGFAGEGDWRTAALVRLLKAMANNEKTSFMEDYTYHLEEGAELILGSHMLEVCPTVAKNRPSIQVHPLGIGGKDDPARIVFDGIAGEAINVSIIELGGRFRMIINKVDAVEAENETPNLPVAKVLWKPQPSLSEATEAWIYAGGAHHTALTFTLTAEQLEDFADIIGIECVTIDNDTKLKQFRKELQWNQAVWN, from the coding sequence ATGTTACAAGTGAAACCTTATCAATTTTGGTTCGTTACAGGAAGTCAGCATTTGTATGGGGAAGAAACACTAAAGCAGGTGCAAGGTAATTCGGAGGATTTAATTCATAAATTAAACGAGCAAGGCAATCTGCCGTTTCCAATTACGTTCAAAGAAGTGCTCACGAACGCAGCAGACATTCAGCGAGTGAGTTTGGAGGCGAATGCTGATCCGGAATGTGCGGGCTTGATTACATGGATGCACACATTCTCACCAGCCAAAATGTGGATTGGCGGACTAAAGACACTGCAGAAGCCGCTCTTGCATTTGCATACGCAGTACAACCGCGATGTTCCTTGGGATACGATAGACATGGACTTTATGAATCTGAATCAAGCCGCTCATGGCGACCGTGAATATGGCTTTATGGGAACGCGACTTAACAAAGCCAGAAAAGTGATTGTCGGTTATTGGGGCGATGCCAAAATACAGAGACGCATTGCTGATTGGATGACCACAGCTGTCGGCGTTAACGAAAGTCAGCAGATCAAGGTAGCGCGTTTTGGCGATAACATGCGTAACGTTGCGGTTACGGACGGCGATAAAGTGGAAGCGCAAATTAAGTTTGGCTGGACCGTCGATTATTACGGTGTTGGCGATCTGGTTGCGGAAATGAATGAAGTAAGTGACGCAGATGTAGATGACCTCGTTGCGGCGTATAAGGAAGTGTACGATCTGCCGACAGCAGCAGAACAAGTAGCTTCCGTACGTGAACAGGCTAAAATTGAGGTGGCACTAAAGCGCTTCTTAGATCGCGGCGGTTACCAAGCGTTCAGCACCAACTTTGAGGATTTACATGGAATGAACCAGCTGCCAGGACTCGCTGTTCAGCATCTGATGGCGCAAGGTTACGGATTTGCTGGCGAAGGAGATTGGCGTACAGCAGCACTCGTTCGACTGTTAAAAGCAATGGCCAATAATGAAAAAACATCCTTTATGGAAGATTACACGTATCATTTAGAAGAAGGCGCGGAATTAATCTTAGGATCACATATGCTGGAAGTTTGTCCGACGGTTGCCAAAAACAGACCATCTATCCAAGTGCACCCGTTAGGCATTGGCGGCAAAGATGACCCAGCACGGATTGTATTTGATGGGATTGCCGGTGAAGCAATAAACGTTTCCATCATTGAGCTCGGCGGCCGATTCCGTATGATCATCAATAAAGTTGATGCAGTCGAGGCAGAAAACGAAACACCGAATCTGCCGGTAGCCAAAGTGTTGTGGAAACCGCAGCCATCTTTAAGTGAAGCAACAGAAGCATGGATTTATGCTGGCGGTGCCCATCATACGGCACTTACCTTCACTCTGACTGCGGAGCAGCTGGAAGACTTTGCTGACATAATTGGCATAGAGTGTGTAACGATTGATAACGATACCAAGTTAAAGCAATTCCGAAAAGAGCTGCAGTGGAATCAGGCAGTGTGGAATTAG